One window of the Archangium primigenium genome contains the following:
- a CDS encoding PEGA domain-containing protein: MLLRRVLLFALVLCSAAPSFAQDDDLLAPLTPQSSPKSKSKPAKTRKPPAAKGKKPTKVAEPAEDTDLLAPLVKKTELLVKFSGALRGTRLFVDDKEVGPVSRTPVEVEAGEHTIVVRKMGYRDYSRRLTFKEGEVTELNVALEATAAFVSVKADADDVRVSINGEDKGVAPLDSVMVPAGALEIAARREGFRTETQRIAVRAGKDYTIDFKMRPEALAATDQPRAPNLTPAVPAPSPLQPLPPEVATSKPLTSRWYFWAGVGAVVAGAAVGAVMVANSGPPTPDAVCSGPCDAVINAGRPAPVGVSF; the protein is encoded by the coding sequence ATGCTCTTGCGCCGCGTTCTATTGTTCGCATTGGTCCTCTGCTCCGCCGCGCCCTCGTTCGCCCAGGACGATGATCTGCTCGCGCCACTGACGCCGCAGTCCTCGCCCAAGAGCAAGAGCAAGCCGGCCAAGACGCGCAAGCCCCCGGCGGCCAAGGGCAAGAAGCCCACCAAGGTGGCCGAGCCCGCCGAGGACACCGATCTGCTCGCGCCGCTCGTGAAGAAGACCGAGCTGCTCGTGAAGTTCAGCGGGGCGCTCCGGGGCACCCGGCTGTTCGTGGACGACAAGGAAGTGGGCCCGGTGAGCCGCACGCCCGTGGAGGTGGAGGCCGGCGAGCACACCATCGTGGTGCGCAAGATGGGCTACCGGGACTACTCCCGGCGCCTCACCTTCAAGGAGGGCGAGGTCACCGAGCTGAACGTGGCCCTGGAGGCCACGGCGGCCTTCGTGTCCGTGAAGGCGGACGCCGACGACGTGCGCGTGTCCATCAACGGCGAGGACAAGGGCGTCGCGCCGCTCGACAGCGTCATGGTGCCCGCGGGCGCCCTGGAGATCGCCGCCCGGCGCGAGGGCTTCCGCACCGAGACGCAGCGCATCGCCGTGCGCGCCGGCAAGGACTACACCATCGACTTCAAGATGCGGCCGGAGGCGCTGGCGGCGACGGATCAGCCCCGCGCCCCCAACCTCACGCCCGCCGTGCCCGCGCCCTCGCCGCTCCAGCCGCTGCCTCCCGAGGTGGCCACCAGCAAGCCCCTCACCTCGCGCTGGTACTTCTGGGCGGGCGTGGGCGCGGTGGTCGCGGGCGCCGCGGTGGGCGCCGTGATGGTGGCCAACTCCGGGCCGCCCACGCCGGACGCGGTCTGCAGCGGCCCGTGTGATGCCGTCATCAACGCGGGCCGTCCGGCCCCGGTCGGCGTGAGCTTCTGA
- a CDS encoding rhomboid family intramembrane serine protease, whose translation MTPPSRPPGPLELPPEPERNEAPLPPEDPPAARLPRPPPVCMAVIGGAVALFVLDTLLSGGGTVNGRMGPVFQQLALYGPLVDAGQYWRTLGFIFAHGGLLHLGFNMWVAYSLGGPFERAIGSGRFLLLSIIAALGSSAFALLFNFNVATVGASGMILGYGGAMLVTATREFRRGIIFWLVQVAALSLIPGVSWAGHLGGFLFGLPVGIALRSGPRVFARAAPLLLAVAVAVVYITAHPERFGALR comes from the coding sequence ATGACCCCTCCCTCCCGCCCCCCTGGCCCCCTGGAACTGCCGCCCGAGCCCGAGCGGAACGAGGCCCCCCTTCCCCCCGAGGACCCGCCCGCGGCGCGGCTGCCCCGGCCGCCGCCCGTGTGCATGGCCGTCATCGGCGGCGCGGTGGCGCTCTTCGTCCTGGACACCCTCTTGAGCGGGGGCGGCACCGTCAATGGCCGCATGGGCCCCGTCTTCCAGCAGCTCGCGCTCTACGGGCCCCTCGTCGACGCGGGCCAGTACTGGCGCACGCTCGGCTTCATCTTCGCCCACGGCGGCCTGCTGCACCTGGGCTTCAACATGTGGGTGGCCTACTCCCTGGGCGGGCCCTTCGAGCGGGCGATCGGCAGCGGGCGCTTCCTGCTGCTGTCGATCATCGCCGCGCTGGGCTCGTCCGCCTTCGCCCTGCTCTTCAATTTCAACGTGGCCACGGTGGGCGCCTCGGGGATGATCCTCGGCTATGGCGGGGCCATGCTGGTGACGGCCACGCGCGAGTTCCGCCGGGGCATCATCTTCTGGCTGGTGCAGGTGGCCGCGCTCAGCCTGATTCCCGGCGTGAGCTGGGCGGGGCACCTGGGCGGCTTCCTCTTCGGGCTGCCGGTGGGCATCGCCCTGCGCTCGGGCCCCCGCGTCTTCGCGCGCGCCGCGCCGCTGCTGCTCGCGGTGGCGGTCGCGGTGGTCTACATCACCGCCCACCCGGAGCGCTTCGGCGCCCTGCGCTAG
- a CDS encoding M1 family aminopeptidase, producing MPGMPAHPRPWPLVALLLVPGFASAGDLVPPEVQFSLQHLKPEEKARAAQALGPLEALSNYQVQLEVDAPGRSVKGHLRVESRVKERALEAVYLRVTPNAFDPRMTLDGAKVNGQSVTLERPEHGLYRLALPAPVAPGGALVVEVDLEGKVPRAQPGTASLLGALGASAGGSSGGDYGAFSATEDFLSLVGVVPLMPPLDAAGAPWAGPTGVGDLALYEPANVLASVVVPAGWKVHATGVAMGEVPQKDGRVRFSFAAGAVRDFPVFASKGYSSATTTVNGVSVESHFASQDAVAGKRVLKYAGDALGEFERRLGPLPFKTFRVVEAPLSGGAGGMEFPGLVTVGTSLYRSVANPERVLADVPGMEQMKGLLGALGSDAAPLAQLGKMLERTLEFTVAHEVAHQYFAGLVGSDPIASPVVDESLAQYAALLYMEWKYGKAVAEQLRQESLVGAYHMMRMSGGKDAPADRPTSDFHDSLEYGALVYGKAPLLHHASRKLIGDEAFFKGLRAYVDTYRFKWACGDCFTRELAKASPAHARQLERLRVRWWREAHGDEDLGQPNLGALLGGAGLGGQVDAETMKLMKELLPGLLDMGQE from the coding sequence ATGCCCGGCATGCCCGCCCATCCACGCCCCTGGCCCCTCGTGGCCCTGCTGCTCGTGCCGGGATTCGCCTCGGCCGGGGACCTCGTGCCTCCCGAGGTTCAGTTCTCCCTGCAACACCTCAAGCCGGAGGAGAAGGCGCGGGCGGCCCAGGCGCTCGGCCCGCTGGAGGCGCTGTCCAACTACCAGGTGCAGCTGGAGGTGGACGCCCCGGGGCGCTCGGTGAAGGGCCACCTGCGCGTGGAGTCGCGCGTGAAGGAGCGGGCGCTGGAGGCGGTGTACCTGCGCGTCACGCCCAACGCCTTCGATCCGCGGATGACGCTCGATGGGGCGAAGGTGAACGGCCAGTCCGTGACGCTCGAGCGGCCCGAGCACGGGCTCTACCGCTTGGCGCTGCCCGCGCCCGTGGCCCCGGGAGGCGCGCTGGTGGTGGAGGTGGACCTGGAGGGCAAGGTGCCGCGCGCGCAGCCCGGCACGGCCTCGCTGTTGGGCGCGCTCGGCGCCTCGGCGGGGGGAAGCTCCGGGGGCGACTACGGGGCCTTCTCCGCCACGGAGGACTTCCTGAGCCTGGTGGGCGTGGTGCCGCTGATGCCTCCGCTGGACGCCGCGGGCGCGCCCTGGGCGGGCCCCACGGGCGTGGGGGACCTGGCGCTGTACGAGCCGGCCAACGTGCTCGCCAGCGTGGTGGTACCCGCGGGCTGGAAGGTGCACGCCACGGGGGTGGCGATGGGCGAGGTGCCCCAGAAGGACGGCCGGGTGCGCTTCAGCTTCGCGGCGGGCGCGGTGCGCGACTTCCCGGTGTTCGCCTCGAAGGGCTACTCGAGCGCCACCACGACGGTGAATGGCGTGAGCGTGGAGAGCCACTTCGCCTCCCAGGACGCGGTGGCGGGCAAGCGCGTGCTCAAGTACGCGGGGGACGCGCTCGGCGAGTTCGAGCGGCGGCTGGGCCCCTTGCCCTTCAAGACGTTCCGGGTGGTGGAGGCGCCGCTGTCCGGTGGCGCGGGCGGCATGGAGTTCCCCGGGCTCGTGACCGTGGGCACCTCGCTCTACCGGAGCGTGGCCAACCCGGAGCGCGTGCTCGCGGACGTGCCGGGCATGGAGCAGATGAAGGGCCTCTTGGGGGCCCTGGGCTCAGACGCGGCGCCGCTCGCCCAACTGGGCAAGATGCTCGAGCGCACGCTGGAGTTCACGGTGGCCCACGAGGTGGCGCACCAGTACTTCGCGGGGCTGGTGGGCTCGGACCCCATCGCCTCGCCCGTGGTGGACGAGTCCCTGGCCCAGTACGCGGCGCTGCTCTACATGGAGTGGAAGTACGGCAAGGCCGTGGCGGAGCAGTTGCGGCAGGAGTCGCTCGTGGGCGCCTACCACATGATGCGCATGTCGGGCGGCAAGGACGCGCCGGCGGATCGGCCCACGTCCGACTTCCACGACTCCCTGGAGTACGGCGCGCTCGTGTACGGCAAGGCGCCCTTGCTGCACCACGCCTCGCGCAAGCTCATCGGGGACGAGGCCTTCTTCAAGGGCCTGCGCGCGTACGTGGACACGTACCGCTTCAAGTGGGCGTGTGGGGACTGCTTCACCCGGGAGCTGGCCAAGGCGAGCCCCGCCCATGCCCGCCAGCTCGAGCGCCTGCGGGTGCGCTGGTGGCGCGAGGCGCACGGCGACGAGGACCTGGGTCAGCCCAACCTGGGCGCGCTGCTGGGCGGCGCGGGCCTGGGCGGCCAGGTGGACGCCGAGACGATGAAGCTCATGAAGGAGCTGTTGCCGGGCCTGCTGGACATGGGCCAGGAGTAG
- the ftsY gene encoding signal recognition particle-docking protein FtsY — protein MQTPTALPFLLAQAPSSEPPAPPVTQPGVPQTGTPPPGGGPVGDVVGIGVAVLLVALMVAAARKLFFKRRPELPGQKPAPEDTPALPEARPELRVQLPPSEAELARQREAEEIHARAEALGRQREEAARAARATTDSAERARLEAQVRELKAREEEEKRVEYRARKALEDETRERRKREREESERLVREEQARAAAAVEEARLAEEAAARAKVQAEAGRTLAQGLDKTRSQGFMARLNGLFGSNRQVDESVLAEMEEILFTADIGVRTASNLVEVARDKLKRNELGDASRIKALIRDEVTRIVDLPVPRTLEGGGPPHVVMVVGVNGAGKTTTIGKLSAQLTGQGKKVVLAAGDTFRAAATEQLDVWAERAGAQLVKGAEGGDPGSVIFDAVKKAQAEGADVVIADTAGRLHTKVSLMDELKKVKRTIDKAMPGAPHEVLLVLDSTNGQNAIQQARQFHDAVGVTALALTKLDGTAKGGVIIGICDELKLPVVWVGVGEKIADLRRFNPKEFVQALFD, from the coding sequence ATGCAGACGCCCACCGCCCTCCCCTTCCTCCTCGCGCAGGCGCCCTCTTCCGAGCCGCCGGCTCCGCCCGTCACCCAGCCGGGGGTGCCGCAGACGGGCACGCCGCCCCCCGGAGGCGGCCCCGTGGGCGACGTGGTGGGCATTGGCGTCGCCGTGCTGCTCGTGGCGCTCATGGTGGCCGCCGCGCGCAAGCTCTTCTTCAAGCGGCGCCCCGAGCTGCCCGGCCAGAAGCCCGCGCCCGAGGACACGCCCGCCCTGCCCGAGGCGCGCCCGGAGCTGCGCGTGCAGCTGCCGCCCAGCGAGGCGGAGCTCGCCCGGCAGCGCGAGGCCGAGGAGATCCACGCGCGCGCCGAGGCGCTCGGCCGTCAGCGCGAGGAGGCCGCGCGCGCGGCGAGGGCCACGACGGACAGCGCCGAGCGCGCCCGCCTGGAGGCCCAGGTGCGCGAGCTCAAGGCGCGCGAGGAAGAGGAGAAGCGCGTCGAGTACCGCGCGCGCAAGGCGCTCGAGGACGAGACGCGCGAGCGGCGCAAGCGCGAGCGCGAGGAGTCCGAGCGGCTCGTGCGCGAGGAGCAGGCGCGCGCCGCGGCGGCCGTGGAAGAGGCGCGGCTGGCCGAGGAGGCCGCCGCGCGCGCCAAGGTGCAGGCCGAGGCGGGCCGCACGCTCGCCCAGGGCCTGGACAAGACGCGCAGCCAGGGCTTCATGGCGCGGCTCAACGGGCTGTTCGGCTCCAACCGCCAGGTGGACGAGTCGGTGCTCGCGGAGATGGAGGAGATCCTCTTCACCGCGGACATCGGCGTGCGCACCGCGTCCAACCTCGTGGAGGTGGCGCGCGACAAGCTCAAGCGCAACGAGCTGGGGGACGCGAGCCGCATCAAGGCGCTCATCCGCGACGAGGTGACGCGCATCGTGGACCTGCCCGTGCCGCGCACGCTGGAGGGCGGCGGGCCCCCGCACGTGGTGATGGTGGTGGGCGTCAACGGCGCGGGCAAGACGACGACGATCGGCAAGCTGTCCGCCCAGCTCACCGGCCAGGGCAAGAAGGTGGTGCTCGCCGCGGGCGACACGTTCCGCGCCGCCGCCACCGAGCAGCTCGACGTGTGGGCCGAGCGCGCCGGGGCCCAGCTCGTCAAGGGCGCCGAGGGCGGAGACCCGGGCTCGGTCATCTTCGACGCGGTGAAGAAGGCCCAGGCCGAGGGCGCCGACGTCGTCATCGCGGACACCGCGGGCCGGCTGCACACCAAGGTGAGCCTGATGGACGAGCTCAAGAAGGTGAAGCGCACCATCGACAAGGCCATGCCCGGCGCGCCCCACGAGGTGCTGCTGGTGCTCGACTCCACCAACGGGCAGAACGCCATCCAGCAGGCGCGCCAGTTCCACGACGCCGTGGGCGTCACCGCGCTCGCGCTCACCAAGCTGGACGGCACCGCCAAGGGCGGCGTCATCATCGGCATCTGCGACGAGCTCAAGCTGCCCGTGGTGTGGGTGGGCGTCGGCGAGAAGATCGCCGACCTGCGCCGCTTCAACCCCAAGGAGTTCGTCCAGGCGCTGTTCGACTGA
- a CDS encoding zinc ribbon domain-containing protein, whose amino-acid sequence MREKLKALVELQKVDLEVASLQKAADVHPRQLAELERELGSARSALEAERSRVADIERQKSTLEQNITDEKDKVKKWEARLAEQRSTREYSALAREIDIAKKANQTMADELVELSKTLGAAREAIKGKEAEFAKRQEDLSGRMTDLRSKQSQAEGQVKELETKRASVSSSVDATLLRRYETIRKKKLPAMVGVVFGGTCLGCRMNVPPQLYNNLRVSLGTDVCPSCNRIIYAVEALETPASEK is encoded by the coding sequence TTGCGGGAGAAACTGAAGGCACTGGTGGAGCTGCAGAAGGTGGACCTCGAGGTCGCCTCGCTCCAGAAGGCCGCGGACGTGCACCCCCGGCAGCTGGCGGAGCTGGAGCGCGAGTTGGGCTCCGCGCGCAGTGCCCTCGAGGCGGAGCGCAGCCGCGTGGCGGACATCGAGCGGCAGAAGAGCACGCTCGAGCAGAACATCACCGACGAGAAGGACAAGGTGAAGAAGTGGGAGGCGCGGCTCGCCGAGCAGCGCTCCACCCGCGAGTACTCCGCGCTCGCCCGGGAAATCGACATCGCGAAGAAGGCCAACCAGACCATGGCCGACGAGCTCGTCGAGCTGAGCAAGACGCTCGGCGCGGCGCGCGAGGCCATCAAGGGCAAGGAGGCCGAGTTCGCCAAGCGCCAGGAGGACCTGTCCGGACGCATGACGGACCTGCGCTCCAAGCAGAGCCAGGCCGAGGGTCAGGTCAAGGAGCTCGAGACCAAGCGCGCCTCGGTGTCCTCGAGCGTGGACGCCACCCTGCTGCGCCGCTACGAGACCATCCGCAAGAAGAAGTTGCCGGCGATGGTGGGCGTGGTGTTCGGCGGCACGTGCCTGGGCTGCCGGATGAACGTGCCGCCGCAGCTCTACAACAACCTGCGCGTGTCGCTCGGCACCGACGTGTGCCCGTCCTGCAACCGCATCATCTACGCCGTCGAGGCGCTCGAGACCCCCGCGTCCGAGAAGTAG
- a CDS encoding TIGR02300 family protein — translation MPASDLGTKFVCFKCSTKFYDMKKPDPLCPKCGANQRESPALKPQPESRRGRLASSKVIEPTPEPEEPEASEDEEGGEFEDEDAEAASDDEDEI, via the coding sequence ATGCCCGCCAGCGATCTCGGCACCAAGTTCGTCTGCTTCAAATGCAGCACGAAGTTCTACGACATGAAGAAGCCGGACCCCCTGTGCCCGAAGTGCGGCGCGAACCAGCGCGAGAGCCCCGCGCTCAAGCCGCAACCCGAGAGCCGTCGGGGACGCCTGGCCAGCTCCAAGGTCATCGAGCCCACGCCGGAGCCGGAGGAGCCGGAGGCCAGCGAGGACGAGGAGGGCGGCGAATTCGAGGACGAGGACGCCGAGGCGGCCTCGGACGACGAAGACGAGATCTGA
- a CDS encoding GYF domain-containing protein, translating into MNFSCNKCQRRYSIADDKVRGKTVKVRCKNCQNVISVEGPPAEMEESTRVVSLADVERLREQDRSLAEEEAAVQSAQVGGWEDEPTRAMPAAEVAAAWFVMIKSKQEGPLDEPALRALVVEGTISARSYFWQQGMADWKRGQDVPALEFLFVAEEPVAAPVAAPPPMMVAPEPEPEPAPAARSSTSWQPEPAPPSQTTWSTEPEPEPAARGASASTPWESEPEPAPAASAESNAPSAQLGELFSDLDLPQSNPDEDGGERPLVDPGADDERTPLPEPVAAKAGRSANKPVAARRSPALKIALVLVLLVLLPVVLVVALTETQVIPLRVTRVDAQGRATQESVSLFSPEGPGALRDLVTGGGAPPPAAPRPAAPPKSATPAPEPTAPTDAAPGEAPTGETAAAPGAAGTEAVEDDELAALGTSDAAPAGESATGGEAAAPSGPVKGPPQADVARVVDASRPSFKPCIDQALRKNPKLKNGKLLLITTVASSGEVKQVAFDRPDIGASPSGECFNERARELVFPAFSGEDVEVEIPLVLKSR; encoded by the coding sequence TTGAACTTCTCCTGCAATAAGTGTCAGCGGCGGTACTCCATCGCGGACGACAAGGTCCGCGGCAAGACCGTCAAGGTGCGTTGTAAGAACTGCCAGAACGTCATCTCGGTGGAGGGGCCTCCCGCCGAGATGGAGGAGAGCACGCGCGTCGTGTCTCTGGCGGACGTGGAGCGGCTGCGTGAGCAGGACCGCTCGCTCGCCGAGGAAGAGGCGGCCGTCCAGTCCGCCCAGGTCGGCGGCTGGGAGGACGAGCCCACGCGCGCCATGCCCGCGGCGGAGGTCGCGGCCGCCTGGTTCGTGATGATCAAGAGCAAGCAGGAGGGCCCGCTCGACGAGCCCGCCCTGCGTGCCCTCGTGGTCGAGGGCACCATCTCCGCCCGGAGCTACTTCTGGCAGCAGGGCATGGCGGACTGGAAGCGGGGCCAGGACGTGCCCGCGCTCGAGTTCCTCTTCGTGGCCGAGGAGCCCGTCGCGGCGCCCGTGGCCGCGCCGCCCCCCATGATGGTCGCGCCGGAGCCCGAGCCGGAGCCCGCGCCCGCCGCGCGCTCCTCCACCTCCTGGCAGCCCGAGCCCGCGCCGCCCTCCCAGACGACCTGGAGCACCGAGCCGGAGCCCGAGCCCGCTGCCCGCGGTGCGTCCGCCTCCACGCCGTGGGAGTCCGAGCCGGAGCCCGCGCCCGCCGCGTCCGCCGAGAGCAACGCGCCCTCGGCGCAGCTCGGCGAGCTGTTCTCCGACCTGGACCTGCCGCAGTCCAACCCCGACGAGGACGGGGGCGAGCGGCCCCTGGTGGACCCCGGCGCGGATGACGAGCGCACGCCGCTGCCCGAGCCGGTGGCCGCCAAGGCGGGCCGCTCCGCGAACAAGCCGGTCGCCGCGCGGCGCTCGCCCGCGCTGAAGATCGCCCTGGTGCTCGTGCTGTTGGTGCTCCTGCCGGTGGTGCTGGTGGTGGCCCTCACCGAGACGCAGGTCATCCCCCTGCGCGTCACGCGCGTGGATGCCCAGGGCCGCGCGACGCAGGAGTCCGTGTCCCTCTTCTCGCCCGAGGGACCCGGCGCGCTGCGCGACCTGGTGACGGGCGGAGGCGCGCCGCCGCCCGCCGCGCCCCGGCCCGCCGCGCCGCCGAAGTCCGCCACGCCCGCGCCCGAGCCCACGGCGCCCACCGACGCGGCGCCGGGTGAGGCCCCGACGGGAGAGACCGCCGCCGCGCCCGGCGCGGCCGGGACCGAGGCGGTCGAGGACGACGAGCTCGCCGCGCTGGGGACCTCGGACGCGGCCCCCGCGGGTGAGTCCGCCACGGGGGGGGAGGCCGCCGCCCCCTCGGGGCCGGTGAAGGGTCCGCCCCAGGCCGATGTGGCGCGCGTGGTGGATGCCTCGCGCCCCAGCTTCAAGCCGTGCATCGACCAGGCGCTGCGCAAGAACCCCAAGCTGAAGAACGGCAAGCTCTTGCTCATCACCACGGTGGCCAGCTCGGGCGAGGTCAAGCAGGTGGCCTTCGACCGCCCGGACATCGGCGCCTCGCCCTCGGGCGAGTGCTTCAACGAGCGCGCGCGCGAGCTGGTGTTCCCCGCGTTCTCCGGTGAGGACGTCGAGGTGGAGATCCCGCTCGTCCTCAAGTCCCGCTAG
- a CDS encoding DUF3006 domain-containing protein, which translates to MDRFEEALAVLVVEGREVVRPRAALPPEAREGDVVDLETMRVDAAATEQLREEVRRAREKALAKKAAPPGDFDL; encoded by the coding sequence GTGGATCGCTTCGAGGAGGCGCTGGCGGTGCTCGTCGTCGAGGGGCGCGAGGTCGTGAGGCCTCGCGCCGCGCTGCCCCCCGAGGCGCGCGAGGGCGACGTGGTGGACCTGGAGACGATGCGGGTGGACGCGGCCGCCACCGAGCAGCTGCGCGAGGAGGTGCGGCGGGCGCGGGAGAAGGCCCTCGCGAAGAAGGCGGCTCCTCCCGGCGACTTCGACCTGTGA
- a CDS encoding ComEC/Rec2 family competence protein, giving the protein MSRISTLAALLSLCLLGACEQPASAPPPVEKAAPAAPALRYFGPRPDGKLHVYFLDVDQGDATLIVSPDGHTVLIDAGPPFAGTHLANRLPELLTNKLDLVILTHPHLDHYGGLTAAVGAVGARRLLEPQLPNTPSDYDALLASLAAKGVEIFSPESPGAEPLKLPLGGDTELSVLWPRVPTEKLLIGDGAVESNSIVLRLTHGTTSVLLMGDAREQTERRLLELEVPVRSTLLKVGAHGLGTATSAAFLEAVQPQGAVLSTGRGNPESAPSPDVLRRLESPGARLFRTDRDGEVHAVGDGQRFVLTTQRRSDKVPEGGLILKGLVEAAKAPTKAKEPAHLDLESKPEPGAKSPRAERPTPAAQEKGGAFVASKNSPKRLFHRPSCYAAKQIKNQNKLVFKSRAEAEGKRFNAHDCI; this is encoded by the coding sequence ATGAGTCGCATCTCGACGCTGGCCGCGCTGCTGAGCCTCTGCCTGCTGGGGGCCTGCGAGCAGCCCGCCTCGGCGCCCCCGCCCGTGGAGAAGGCCGCCCCGGCCGCCCCGGCGCTGCGCTACTTCGGGCCGCGTCCCGACGGCAAGCTGCACGTCTACTTCCTCGACGTGGACCAGGGCGACGCCACGCTCATCGTCTCGCCCGACGGGCACACGGTGCTCATCGACGCCGGCCCGCCGTTCGCGGGCACCCACCTGGCCAACCGCCTGCCGGAGCTGCTCACCAACAAGCTCGACCTGGTCATCCTCACCCACCCCCACCTCGACCACTACGGCGGCCTGACCGCGGCCGTGGGCGCGGTGGGCGCGCGTCGGCTGCTCGAGCCCCAGCTGCCCAACACCCCCTCGGACTACGACGCGCTGCTCGCCTCGCTCGCGGCCAAGGGCGTGGAGATCTTCTCCCCGGAGTCCCCGGGCGCGGAGCCCCTCAAGCTGCCGCTCGGCGGAGACACGGAGCTGAGCGTGCTCTGGCCGCGCGTGCCCACCGAGAAACTGCTCATCGGCGACGGGGCCGTGGAGAGCAACTCCATCGTCCTGCGGCTCACCCACGGCACCACCTCCGTGCTGCTCATGGGCGATGCCCGGGAGCAGACCGAGCGGCGCCTGCTGGAGCTGGAGGTGCCCGTGCGCTCCACGCTGCTCAAGGTGGGCGCGCACGGCCTGGGCACCGCCACCAGCGCCGCGTTCCTCGAGGCCGTGCAGCCCCAGGGCGCCGTGCTGTCCACGGGCCGGGGCAACCCGGAGAGCGCCCCGTCCCCGGACGTGCTCCGCCGCCTGGAGTCGCCCGGCGCGCGCTTGTTCCGCACGGACCGGGATGGCGAGGTGCACGCCGTGGGGGACGGCCAGCGCTTCGTGCTCACCACCCAGCGGCGCTCGGACAAGGTCCCGGAGGGCGGCCTCATCCTCAAGGGCCTGGTGGAGGCGGCCAAGGCCCCCACCAAGGCCAAGGAGCCGGCGCACCTCGACCTGGAGTCCAAGCCCGAGCCCGGCGCGAAGTCCCCCCGCGCCGAGCGCCCGACCCCCGCCGCGCAGGAAAAGGGCGGCGCCTTCGTCGCCAGCAAGAACAGCCCCAAGCGTCTCTTCCACAGGCCCAGCTGCTATGCCGCCAAACAAATCAAGAACCAGAACAAGCTCGTCTTCAAATCGCGCGCCGAAGCCGAAGGCAAACGCTTCAACGCCCACGACTGCATCTGA